TTCTTTTGTAGACGCAGAAGGAAATTTCGTCCTCCCGGGTCTTATAGATATGGATTGTAATATATGTGACCCGGGATATGAAAATAAAGAAGATATTTTATCTGTATCAAAGGCTGCGGCAAGGGGCGGCTTTACCTCCATAACCTGCCAGCCTAATACTTTGCCCGTCATCGACAATAAAACCGTTGTAAACTACATCATATCAAAAAGCAAAAAGCAGGCTTCAACCAATATTTATGTATACGGCAGCATGACAAGAGGTATGGAATGCAGAGAAATGGCAGAAATCGGTGAAATGGTAAACGCAGGCATCGTAGGCCTTTCAGACGGAGGCATATCTATTCCCAATGCTTTCTTAATGAGAAATATACTGACATATTCAAAAATGTTCGGCATCCCTGTGATAGCCATGTGCCAGGATAACGATATTGCCAGAGACGGCGTGGCTAACAGCGGAAGAATATCAACGGCCTACGGCCTTAAGGGAATACCCAAAGAGGCAGAGGAAACCTATGTTGCAAGAAATATCATCCTTGCAGAGCATACAAGGGCAAGGCTCCATATTTCCTCCGTTACGACAAAGGGGAGCGTTGAGCTTATCAGAATGGCCAAGAAAAAGGGGATTAATATTACCTGCGAAACCAAGCCCCATTACTT
This is a stretch of genomic DNA from Anaeropeptidivorans aminofermentans. It encodes these proteins:
- a CDS encoding dihydroorotase yields the protein MRLIIKNACIPHKDGREEIKSIAVDDGKIVEISEKIENGDSFVDAEGNFVLPGLIDMDCNICDPGYENKEDILSVSKAAARGGFTSITCQPNTLPVIDNKTVVNYIISKSKKQASTNIYVYGSMTRGMECREMAEIGEMVNAGIVGLSDGGISIPNAFLMRNILTYSKMFGIPVIAMCQDNDIARDGVANSGRISTAYGLKGIPKEAEETYVARNIILAEHTRARLHISSVTTKGSVELIRMAKKKGINITCETKPHYFTLTDESIKGYNTFAKVSPPLRSKEDVEAIKEGLLDDTIDVISTGHSPDTIESKDTEFDLASFGISSLETAFSISYDALVSKGLMTMGHLCEKFCKNPAEILKINGKGRIKEGYDGDIIIFNKNKSYYILPEKFVSKAKYSPYSGSEICGKLVYTIVKGEIVYSS